A window of the Henckelia pumila isolate YLH828 chromosome 3, ASM3356847v2, whole genome shotgun sequence genome harbors these coding sequences:
- the LOC140893227 gene encoding casein kinase II subunit alpha-2, translated as MSKARVYADVNVLRPREYWDYENLTVQWSDQDDYEVVRKVGRGKYSEVFEGINVNSNERCIIKILKPVKKKKIKREIKILQNVCGGPNIVKLLDIVRDHHSKTPSLIFEFVNSTDFKVLYPTLTDYDIRYYIYELLKALDYCHSQGIMHRDVKPHNVMIDHELRKLRLIDWGLAEFYHPGKEYNVRVASRYFKGPELLVDLQDYDYSLDMWSLGCMFAGMIFRKEPFFYGHDNQDQLVKIAKVLGTDELNAYLHKYRLELDPQLEALVGRHSRKPWSKFINADNQHLVSPEAIDFLDKLLRYDHQDRLTAREAMAHPYFLQVKAAENSRMRTQ; from the exons ATGTCGAAAGCCAGGGTCTACGCGGATGTCAACGTTCTTCGCCCTAGGGAATACTGGGATTACGAAAATCTCACCGTTCAGTGGAG CGACCAGGATGACTATGAAGTTGTTCGCAAAGTTGGCAGGGGGAAATATAGTGAAGTTTTTGAAGGAATAAATGTCAACAGCAACGAGCGTTGCATAATCAAAATTCTGAAACCTGTTAAGAAGAAAAAG ATAAAAAGAGAAATCAAGATTCTGCAGAATGTGTGTGGGGGACCCAATATTGTCAAACTTCTCGACATTGTCAGAGACCACCACTCAAAAACTCCTAGCTTGATATTTGAATTTGTGAACAGTACAGATTTCAAAGTTTTGTACCCTACATTGACAGATTATGACATACGTTACTATATTTATGAGCTTCTCAAG GCATTGGATTACTGTCATTCACAGGGAATAATGCACAGAGATGTTAAACCTCACAATGTTATGATAGATCATGAGTTGCGAAAGCTACGTTTGATAGATTGGGGTCTTGCGGAATTTTACCACCCTGGCAAGGAGTATAATGTTCGTGTAGCTTCAAG ATACTTTAAGGGTCCGGAACTTCTTGTTGATTTGCAAGACTATGACTATTCTTTAGATATGTGGAGCCTTGGTTGCATGTTTGCTGGAATG ATTTTTCGCAAGGAACCTTTCTTTTATGGGCATGACAACCAGGATCAACTTGTTAAAATTGCTAAG GTGCTTGGGACTGATGAATTGAATGCTTATTTACACAAATATCGTTTGGAGCTTGATCCTCAACTCGAAGCTCTTGTTGGAAG ACATAGCAGGAAACCATGGTCGAAGTTTATCAATGCTGATAATCAGCATCTTGTTTCGCCAGAG GCCATAGATTTTCTTGACAAGCTCCTTCGTTATGATCATCAGGACAGGCTCACGGCAAGAGAGGCAATG GCGCACCCGTATTTCTTGCAGGTCAAGGCTGCGGAAAATAGCAGAATGAGGACTCAGTAA
- the LOC140891624 gene encoding uncharacterized protein At2g23090, producing the protein MGGGNGQKSKMAREKNLEKLKAAGKGSQLDSNKKAMTIQCKVCMQTFMCTMSEVKCKEHAEAKHPKADLDACFPHLKK; encoded by the exons ATGGGTGGTGGGAATGGTCAAAAATCGAAGATGGCTCGCGAGAAGAACTTGGAGAAATTGAAAGCTGCTGGAAAAG GGAGCCAGCTAGATTCCAACAAAAAAGCCATGACAATCCAG TGCAAGGTGTGTATGCAGACATTCATGTGCACTATGTCGGAGGTGAAGTGCAAGGAACATGCAGAAGCAAAGCATCCCAAAGCTGATCTCGACGCTTGTTTCCCCCATCTGAAGAAATGA